In a single window of the Carassius gibelio isolate Cgi1373 ecotype wild population from Czech Republic chromosome A12, carGib1.2-hapl.c, whole genome shotgun sequence genome:
- the sox9a gene encoding transcription factor SOX-9a — MNLLDPYLKMTDEQEKCLSDAPSPSMSEDSAGSPGSGSGSDTENTRPPENSLIAPDGTLGEFKKDEEDKFPVCIREAVSQVLKGYDWTLVPMPVRVNGSSKNKPHVKRPMNAFMVWAQAARRKLADQYPHLHNAELSKTLGKLWRLLNEGEKRPFVEEAERLRVQHKKDHPDYKYQPRRRKSVKNGQSESEDGSEQTHISPNAIFKALQQADSPASSMGEVHSPGEHSGQSQGPPTPPTTPKTDVQPGKVDLKRETRPLQENTGRPLNIDFREVDIGELSNDVIETFDVNEFDQYLPPNGHATNTSYVGGYATWMGKPQNGSPSSTQLTPLGTGGSGDQDQPRTTHIKTEQLSPSHYNEQQQGSPQHASYGSFNVQHLQHYSTSFPSITRAQYEYSDHQGGANSYYTHAGGQSSGLYSTFSYMSPSQRPMYTPIADSTGVPSIPQSNHSPQHWDQQPVYTQLSRP; from the exons ATGAATCTACTAGATCCCTACCTGAAAATGACAGATGAGCAAGAGAAGTGTCTGTCTGACGCCCCGAGTCCGAGCATGTCCGAGGACTCCGCGGGCTCCCCGGGCTCCGGCTCGGGCTCCGACACCGAGAACACCCGTCCGCCCGAGAACAGCCTCATAGCTCCGGACGGGACGCTCGGCGAGTTCAAGAAGGACGAAGAAGACAAGTTCCCGGTGTGCATCCGAGAGGCGGTGTCTCAGGTGCTGAAGGGGTACGACTGGACGCTCGTGCCCATGCCGGTGAGAGTGAACGGATCGAGCAAAAACAAGCCGCACGTGAAGAGACCGATGAACGCGTTTATGGTGTGGGCGCAAGCGGCGCGCAGGAAGCTCGCGGATCAATACCCGCACCTCCACAACGCCGAGCTCAGCAAAACTCTGGGAAAACTGTGGAG ATTGCTGAACGAGGGCGAAAAGCGTCCCTTCGTGGAGGAGGCTGAGCGCCTCAgggttcagcacaagaaagatcACCCCGACTACAAATATCAGCCTCGGCGGAGGAAGTCGGTGAAGAATGGCCAGAGCGAGTCTGAGGACGGCAGCGAGCAGACTCACATCTCCCCGAACGCCATCTTCAAAGCCCTGCAGCAAGCCGACTCGCCCGCGTCCAGCATGGGAGAGGTGCACTCGCCCGGCGAGCACTCAG GCCAGTCCCAAGGGCCGCCCACTCCTCCCACCACCCCAAAAACTGACGTGCAGCCAGGCAAAGTGGATCTGAAGCGAGAGACCCGTCCACTTCAGGAAAACACGGGTCGTCCGCTCAACATCGACTTCCGTGAAGTGGACATCGGCGAGCTCAGTAACGACGTCATCGAAACTTTTGACGTCAATGAGTTTGACCAGTACCTGCCGCCGAACGGGCACGCCACCAACACGTCCTACGTGGGCGGCTACGCCACCTGGATGGGGAAGCCTCAAAACGGCAGCCCTTCAAGCACCCAGCTGACTCCACTCGGGACGGGTGGCTCCGGGGATCAAGACCAACCCAGAACGACGCACATCAAAACCGAACAGCTCAGTCCCAGCCACTACAACGAGCAGCAGCAGGGCTCCCCGCAGCACGCCAGCTACGGCTCCTTCAACGTCCAGCACCTCCAGCACTACAGCACTTCATTCCCATCCATCACCCGGGCGCAGTACGAATACTCCGACCACCAGGGCGGCGCCAACTCCTATTACACCCACGCTGGAGGTCAGAGCTCCGGCTTGTACTCCACCTTCAGCTACATGAGCCCCAGCCAGAGGCCCATGTACACCCCCATCGCTGACTCTACCGGGGTTCCTTCCATTCCCCAATCCAACCACAGTCCCCAGCATTGGGACCAGCAGCCGGTCTACACACAGCTGTCCAGACCCTGA